One part of the Eucalyptus grandis isolate ANBG69807.140 chromosome 10, ASM1654582v1, whole genome shotgun sequence genome encodes these proteins:
- the LOC104423899 gene encoding GDSL esterase/lipase At5g14450, which produces MALSYNGTLDQNGCVAYQNNVVEEFNQHLKERVNRVRNNLSMAAFTYVDAYSAKLSLISDAKNQGFVDPLNYCCGSFMPTFVRCGMSVQVNGTTIHGDACGDPQDRISWDGIHFTDAPNSWVASRILNGSMSDPPVPISNACP; this is translated from the exons ATGGCTCTATCATATAATGGCACCCTTGACCAGAATGGCTGCGTCGCTTACCAAAACAATGTAGTTGAAGAATTCAACCAGCATCTTAAAGAAAGGGTGAACCGGGTAAGAAATAATCTCTCCATGGCTGCATTCACATACGTGGACGCATATTCAGCCAAGCTATCGCTGATCAGTGATGCTAAAAATCAAG GTTTTGTCGATCCACTAAACTACTGCTGTGGTAGCTTCATGCCAACCTTTGTGAGGTGTGGAATGTCGGTACAGGTAAACGGAACCACCATTCATGGAGACGCTTGTGGTGATCCTCAAGATCGAATTAGCTGGGATGGGATACATTTCACGGATGCACCCAATTCATGGGTTGCTTCACGCATCCTCAATGGTTCCATGTCTGATCCACCTGTGCCAATTTCCAATGCTTGTCCGTAA